One window of the Staphylococcus equorum genome contains the following:
- the panE gene encoding 2-dehydropantoate 2-reductase, whose translation MRILVLGAGGIGGYFGGRLAEGGQNVTFLVRSKRKSYLERNGLSIHSEKGDYHFNPQLITRKDRVKPFDIVLLSSKSYHLEHALEDLTPFVNGNTVIIPLLNGIAHLPKLQSTFGENKIMGGYCVIETTLNPVGEIVHTSPFDKLFFGELNGDQSERAEQIAQAFSNTKAEFILSSNIQQGMWHKYLMITVLSSLTTLMHAPIGPIRDSVGGVDFIESLYNEIASIMRTHNAPISDNIVDQYMKSLPKLSYHFKTSMQRDMEKGLNIEADHLQGYLLNLAASYQLNAPLLTTVYQNQKVYKEMLQ comes from the coding sequence ATGAGAATTTTAGTCTTAGGAGCAGGTGGTATCGGGGGCTACTTTGGTGGTCGCTTAGCTGAAGGTGGTCAAAACGTTACATTTCTAGTACGTTCAAAAAGAAAATCATATCTAGAGCGTAATGGTCTATCTATTCATAGCGAAAAGGGTGACTATCACTTTAACCCTCAACTTATTACAAGAAAAGACCGTGTGAAACCATTCGATATAGTGCTCTTGTCTTCTAAGTCTTATCATTTAGAACATGCGCTTGAAGATTTAACACCATTTGTTAACGGTAATACAGTGATTATTCCATTACTTAATGGAATCGCACATCTACCAAAGTTACAATCAACTTTCGGTGAAAATAAAATTATGGGTGGTTATTGCGTTATTGAAACGACTTTAAACCCCGTTGGTGAAATCGTTCATACAAGTCCTTTTGACAAACTCTTTTTTGGTGAATTAAATGGTGATCAAAGTGAACGTGCTGAACAAATTGCTCAAGCTTTTTCAAATACCAAAGCTGAATTTATTTTAAGTTCAAATATCCAGCAAGGTATGTGGCATAAATATTTAATGATCACTGTACTATCAAGTCTTACTACACTCATGCATGCACCAATTGGACCAATTCGTGATAGCGTGGGAGGCGTTGATTTTATTGAGTCACTATACAATGAAATCGCTTCAATTATGCGTACACATAATGCGCCGATTTCGGATAATATCGTCGATCAATATATGAAATCACTGCCGAAATTATCCTATCACTTCAAGACTTCTATGCAACGAGATATGGAAAAAGGATTAAATATTGAAGCAGATCATTTACAAGGTTATTTATTAAATTTAGCAGCATCATACCAATTAAATGCACCTCTGCTAACTACTGTTTATCAAAACCAAAAAGTATATAAGGAAATGCTTCAATAA